DNA from Thermodesulfobacteriota bacterium:
ATGTTCTCATCAAGGAAATTGCTTATCGCTTCCTCGATGATTTTTGACTGGCTTTTTCTGCTAACAAATGAATAGAGGCGAAGACGCTCGTAGAGAAGAGCGGGTATGTAAAGTGAGCCTCTATGCATCTTATTAGGATTCGCTCTTTGTTTTATTGTTCCTGCTGTCACAATTTATTTATAACATCATTACGTAATGATGTCAACCCGTTTTAATATGAATATCCTGCGATGGCCTTAAATGCCTGCAATCATTGTATATTATATGTCGAAAAAATATGGCTCAAAATAGAGGGTTTGAGTTAAAGTGTGTTATATAGCACACTTCTAAAAGGTCTTTATCAATTTTAATGGAAATAGTGTAATGATTACAGCGGTTTAAGTCGAAAAAGTCTTTTTCTCCGCTATGGTTAATGATTATTTAATATTTTTGCACGTTATATCCATCTTCGAACGCGCTTTTTATACTCTGTATATTCATTACCAAATTTTTGCTCAAGATAAGCTTCCTCTCTCTCGATCACGCCTTTTTGCATAACTATGACAAATAGAGGGACCATAAATGCTATCCATAATGTGTTTAAGAAAATGGAAACACCTATTAGAAGAATCACCAGGGAAAGATACATCGGGTTTCTTGTATACGAATACACGCTTGTTTTCACTATTGAATTTGCTGGTTTTCTGACATC
Protein-coding regions in this window:
- a CDS encoding isoprenylcysteine carboxylmethyltransferase family protein; its protein translation is DVRKPANSIVKTSVYSYTRNPMYLSLVILLIGVSIFLNTLWIAFMVPLFVIVMQKGVIEREEAYLEQKFGNEYTEYKKRVRRWI